A portion of the Pirellulales bacterium genome contains these proteins:
- a CDS encoding DUF4147 domain-containing protein: MQRSATQLRADALAIWRAGVAGVQSEQLMQQQVRVEKQWLVLDEFELDLRTIRRIVVVGAGKAGAGMAAGLEAALGPKLLAEKQVTGWVNVPADCARPLQRITLHPARPAGVNEPTAAGVAGSERILQLVSGCGAEDLCLVLLSGGGSALLPAPVEGITLEDKLSLTRQLSAAGANIYQLNTVRKQLSRIKGGALARACRAGRMVSLIISDVIGDPLDLIASGPTVPDTSTPQEAWDILQKFGEKLVAVPESVWPVLQTKIAADAHHAPPGKLSNKGYPHVANFILANLATAVDCAGVEAERRGYSYAMLAAKILEGDVENIGRDLAQKAMKMSVLDGPDCLIMGGEGTVQLVGPSLRGKGGRNQQTVLAAWCELAELCGQGGKNPAVDLVILSGGTDGEDGPTDAAGAWLDEEVANRARQLGLDPAAALARNDAYPLFEQAGGLLITGPTHTNVCDLRVVVVNQL, encoded by the coding sequence ATGCAGCGTTCCGCCACCCAATTACGCGCAGATGCATTGGCGATTTGGCGCGCCGGGGTGGCGGGTGTTCAGTCTGAACAATTGATGCAACAGCAGGTACGGGTGGAAAAACAGTGGTTGGTGCTGGACGAGTTTGAACTCGACCTGCGGACAATCAGGCGAATTGTGGTGGTGGGAGCGGGCAAGGCGGGAGCTGGCATGGCCGCGGGATTGGAAGCCGCGTTGGGGCCAAAGTTACTAGCGGAAAAGCAAGTGACCGGCTGGGTCAATGTCCCCGCCGACTGCGCGCGGCCTTTACAGCGAATTACGTTGCACCCCGCCCGCCCCGCCGGGGTCAATGAGCCAACCGCCGCGGGTGTGGCTGGTAGCGAACGGATTTTGCAACTTGTAAGTGGTTGTGGGGCGGAAGATTTATGCTTGGTCTTGCTTTCGGGCGGGGGGTCGGCGCTTTTACCCGCGCCGGTGGAGGGGATCACCCTGGAGGATAAACTTTCACTCACGCGTCAATTGAGCGCGGCGGGAGCAAATATCTATCAATTAAACACCGTCCGTAAACAACTCAGCCGGATCAAAGGGGGCGCTCTAGCCCGTGCGTGCCGCGCGGGCAGGATGGTCTCACTGATTATCTCCGATGTGATTGGCGATCCGCTGGATCTGATTGCCAGCGGCCCCACCGTCCCCGACACCAGCACGCCGCAAGAGGCCTGGGATATTTTGCAAAAATTTGGTGAAAAATTGGTTGCCGTGCCCGAGTCGGTCTGGCCGGTGTTACAAACCAAAATTGCCGCTGACGCTCATCACGCCCCGCCGGGGAAATTATCCAACAAGGGTTATCCCCACGTGGCGAACTTCATTTTGGCCAATCTGGCCACCGCCGTGGATTGCGCGGGGGTGGAGGCGGAACGACGCGGTTATTCTTATGCAATGCTCGCCGCAAAAATACTGGAAGGCGATGTTGAGAATATCGGTCGCGACTTGGCCCAAAAGGCTATGAAAATGAGCGTGCTGGATGGCCCCGATTGCTTGATCATGGGTGGGGAGGGGACGGTGCAACTGGTTGGTCCGTCCCTGCGGGGCAAAGGGGGGCGAAATCAACAAACCGTGTTGGCGGCCTGGTGCGAATTGGCGGAATTGTGCGGCCAGGGGGGGAAAAATCCCGCGGTCGACCTGGTCATTTTGTCCGGGGGTACCGATGGCGAGGATGGCCCAACCGACGCCGCCGGAGCGTGGCTGGACGAAGAGGTGGCGAACCGCGCGCGGCAGTTGGGACTGGACCCGGCGGCGGCCCTCGCGCGGAATGACGCGTATCCGCTGTTTGAACAAGCGGGAGGACTGCTCATCACCGGACCCACGCATACGAATGTCTGTGATTTGCGGGTGGTGGTGGTGAATCAGCTATAA